In the Candidatus Electrothrix sp. GW3-4 genome, one interval contains:
- a CDS encoding MMPL family transporter — MQNIRERIEEQFAAAARLFYRHNLITLLFLALFTGGLLSQLPKLTLDTSTEGFLHEKDPALLAYNDFRDQFGNTEMVIIAIKGKDVFAPDFLEKLKKLHVELRDTVPYVDDINSLINARSTRGEGDRLIVEDLLEHWPESPEELAMVKERALANPLYKNLIVSENGSFTGIVLQMQAYSSEGEDGADDVLAGFTEGTDVTLQEERPFLTDAEKGEVVQAVSRIADAYRAPDFEIYVAGGPVVTDFLKKAMIENMRTFMLLVGMVIATFLFLMFRRASAVFLPLLVVLTSLLSTLGLMAACGTPLKMPTQIMPSFLLAVGVGDSVHILAIFFHRLRSNGWDKEEAVIYAVGHSGLAVLMTSVTTAGGLLSFASADIAPIADLGIYAASGVMLALLYTIVLLPGLLALIPLKKGQEKKKQRKEKRLDKVLSAFGHFATQYPKTILAVTVLIFLFSIVGMTRIRFSHYIVGWYPKDSPIRIASETIDEEMRGSISLEVILDTGKVNGLYDPDLLQRIDSSVQYMEQLKKGEIFAGKAWSITTILKEIHQALNENRPDFYKVPDDPALIPQEFLLFENSGSDDLEDVTDSQFSKARFTVKVPYRDAVAYTDFLQAVQEHFQQTFPELQITVTGLSSIISQTMARVIDTMAKSYLIALIVITALMILLIGKLRTGVLSMIPNLFPICLTLGIMGWFHVTMDLFTMLVGSVSIGLAVDDTIHFMHNFRRYYEQSGDAKQAVMDTLHSTGRAMLITTCVLSLGFFILMFSSMNNLFNFGWLTGFTLIMALAADYFIAPALMMLVHPSQQSSNLFFSGELS; from the coding sequence ATGCAGAATATCAGAGAGCGTATCGAAGAACAATTTGCTGCTGCTGCCCGCCTGTTCTATCGACATAACCTCATCACCCTGCTGTTTTTAGCTCTTTTTACCGGGGGATTACTCTCTCAGCTGCCAAAGCTTACTTTAGATACCTCGACAGAGGGCTTTCTCCACGAAAAAGATCCTGCCCTATTGGCCTATAATGATTTTCGTGATCAATTCGGTAATACTGAGATGGTCATTATTGCCATCAAAGGCAAGGATGTCTTTGCTCCCGATTTTTTGGAGAAGTTAAAAAAACTGCATGTGGAATTGCGGGATACTGTTCCCTATGTGGATGATATCAACAGCCTGATCAATGCTCGAAGCACCAGGGGAGAGGGTGACCGGCTGATTGTTGAAGACCTGCTGGAGCACTGGCCGGAAAGCCCGGAAGAATTGGCTATGGTAAAAGAGCGGGCCTTAGCCAATCCGCTCTATAAAAATTTGATCGTCTCTGAAAACGGGAGCTTCACCGGTATCGTTCTTCAGATGCAGGCCTATTCCTCTGAGGGAGAAGATGGGGCTGATGATGTACTGGCGGGCTTCACAGAGGGAACCGATGTCACTCTACAGGAGGAGCGGCCCTTTCTCACAGATGCGGAAAAAGGAGAGGTGGTTCAGGCTGTGAGCCGTATCGCCGATGCCTATCGCGCTCCAGATTTTGAGATCTATGTTGCTGGCGGGCCCGTGGTGACGGATTTTCTTAAAAAAGCCATGATAGAAAATATGCGGACGTTCATGCTCCTGGTCGGTATGGTTATCGCGACTTTTCTCTTTCTCATGTTTCGCCGGGCTTCAGCAGTGTTTCTGCCTTTATTGGTGGTTCTGACCTCACTCCTTTCCACCTTAGGGCTGATGGCGGCCTGTGGTACACCATTAAAAATGCCAACGCAGATTATGCCATCATTCCTGCTGGCCGTAGGCGTCGGAGACTCGGTTCATATCCTTGCGATTTTTTTTCATCGGCTCCGTAGTAACGGGTGGGATAAGGAAGAGGCTGTCATATATGCTGTCGGCCATTCCGGTCTTGCTGTGCTTATGACCTCAGTGACGACAGCGGGTGGTCTTCTCTCCTTTGCCTCTGCTGATATTGCTCCTATTGCGGATTTAGGTATCTATGCTGCCAGCGGAGTCATGCTGGCGCTACTGTATACCATCGTCCTTTTACCAGGTTTGCTGGCTTTGATTCCCTTAAAAAAAGGTCAGGAGAAGAAAAAACAGCGCAAGGAAAAACGGCTCGATAAGGTCTTATCTGCCTTCGGCCATTTTGCCACCCAATATCCTAAGACCATTCTGGCAGTTACGGTGTTGATCTTTCTTTTCTCCATTGTCGGCATGACCAGGATTCGATTTTCTCATTATATCGTTGGCTGGTACCCGAAAGACTCACCGATTCGTATCGCTTCGGAGACCATTGATGAGGAGATGCGTGGTTCTATCTCTCTGGAGGTTATCCTGGATACCGGTAAGGTCAACGGGCTCTATGATCCGGATCTCCTCCAGCGGATCGATAGCTCTGTGCAATATATGGAGCAACTGAAGAAGGGGGAGATATTTGCGGGCAAGGCCTGGAGCATCACCACCATCCTGAAAGAAATTCACCAGGCCCTGAATGAGAACCGGCCGGATTTCTATAAGGTACCGGATGATCCTGCGCTTATTCCTCAGGAGTTTCTCCTCTTTGAAAACAGCGGCTCAGATGATCTGGAAGACGTGACAGACAGTCAATTTTCCAAAGCCCGATTCACTGTCAAAGTGCCATATCGTGATGCAGTGGCGTATACAGATTTTCTACAGGCTGTTCAGGAACATTTTCAGCAGACTTTCCCTGAACTACAGATAACCGTCACAGGTCTGAGTTCTATAATATCTCAGACTATGGCTCGGGTTATCGACACAATGGCCAAGAGTTACCTCATTGCCTTGATTGTCATCACCGCCCTGATGATCCTGCTGATTGGGAAGCTACGGACAGGTGTTTTGAGCATGATTCCTAATCTTTTTCCTATCTGTCTGACCTTGGGTATCATGGGATGGTTTCATGTCACTATGGATCTGTTCACTATGCTGGTGGGGAGTGTCTCCATTGGCCTGGCAGTGGACGATACCATCCATTTTATGCATAACTTCCGGCGATATTATGAACAGAGCGGTGATGCCAAGCAGGCTGTTATGGACACTCTGCACAGTACAGGACGGGCCATGTTGATCACCACCTGCGTTCTTTCGCTTGGTTTTTTCATTCTTATGTTTTCTTCCATGAATAATCTGTTCAACTTTGGCTGGTTGACAGGTTTTACCCTTATTATGGCCTTGGCGGCGGATTATTTCATTGCCCCGGCCCTTATGATGCTTGTCCATCCATCGCAGCAATCCTCTAACCTTTTTTTTTCAGGAGAACTTTCATGA
- a CDS encoding MMPL family transporter encodes MSRIRDRIERKFAAAAGLLYRHNILTLLLLAVFVGGLLSQLPKLTLDTSTEGFLHEQDPALLAYNDFRDQFGNTEMVIVAVKSKDIFAPEFLQKLKKMHVELRDTVPYLDDINSLINARNTRGEGDQLIVEDLLEHWPETPEELAAVKERAVTNPLYKNLLISEEGDFTAIVLQMQAYSSQGEEVDDVLAGFTEESDSTEQKERVYLTDAENGEVVQAVTRIVDAYRAADFEIYVAGGPVVTDFLKKAMMKNMRKFMILAILTIGICLFLMFRRASAVFLPLFVVILSLLSTLGLMAACGTPIKLPTQILPSFLLAVGVGDSVHILAIFFHRLRRNSWDKAEAVQYAVGHSGLAVFMTSLTTAGGLLSFSTADVAPIADLGIYAAAGVMLALLYTLILLPSLLALIPLKKKKETHKMKGTSRLDGILSSIGHFATGNPKAILAITALIFIVSIIGITRIKFSHDIVRWYKKDSSIRIASETIDEEMRGSIALEIVLDTGKVNGLYDRDLLQRIDSSVKYVEQVQEGEIFAGKAWSITTILKEIHQALNENRAEFYKIPDNPQLIPQEFLLFENSGSDDLEDVTDSQFSKVRFTIKVPFQDAVAYTDFIQTINEHFSQTFPELKITTTGMTSILFQTMARVIRSMAKSYTIALIVITALMILLIGKLRTGILSMVPNLFPIMLTLGVMGWFQVPLDLFTMLVGSISIGLAVDDTIHFMHNFRRYYEHTGDAKLAVMETLHSTGRAMLITTCVLSLGFFIFMFANMNNLFNFGWLTGFTIIMALLADYFIAPALMVLVNRPKPAAVNE; translated from the coding sequence ATGAGCCGTATCAGAGACCGTATAGAAAGAAAATTTGCCGCAGCAGCAGGTCTGTTGTATCGGCATAATATTCTCACCTTGCTCCTGCTCGCTGTGTTTGTCGGTGGGCTCCTTTCGCAGCTGCCCAAGCTCACCTTGGACACCTCCACCGAAGGTTTTCTCCACGAGCAAGACCCCGCCTTGTTGGCCTATAATGATTTCCGGGATCAGTTCGGTAATACAGAGATGGTCATTGTCGCCGTCAAAAGCAAGGACATCTTTGCGCCGGAGTTTTTGCAGAAGCTGAAGAAGATGCATGTGGAGCTGCGCGATACGGTTCCCTATCTGGATGATATTAATAGCCTGATCAATGCCCGGAATACCAGGGGAGAGGGCGACCAGCTTATCGTCGAGGATCTGCTGGAACACTGGCCAGAGACCCCGGAAGAACTGGCTGCGGTGAAGGAACGGGCTGTAACCAATCCGCTCTATAAAAATCTCCTTATCTCAGAAGAGGGAGATTTCACCGCCATTGTCTTGCAGATGCAGGCCTACTCCTCGCAGGGAGAGGAGGTTGATGATGTCCTCGCTGGTTTTACAGAGGAGAGCGACAGCACTGAGCAGAAAGAAAGGGTTTATCTTACGGATGCGGAAAACGGTGAGGTCGTTCAGGCGGTGACCCGCATTGTCGACGCCTACCGTGCTGCGGATTTTGAGATCTATGTTGCCGGTGGTCCGGTGGTGACGGATTTTCTCAAAAAGGCCATGATGAAGAACATGCGGAAATTTATGATACTGGCCATCCTGACCATTGGCATATGTCTTTTCCTGATGTTTCGTCGGGCCTCAGCGGTTTTTCTGCCGCTCTTTGTGGTTATTCTTTCTCTTCTCTCCACCTTGGGGCTGATGGCTGCCTGTGGGACACCGATAAAACTGCCCACCCAGATCCTCCCCTCCTTTCTCCTGGCTGTCGGTGTGGGTGATTCTGTCCATATCCTGGCAATTTTCTTTCACCGCCTCCGCCGTAATTCGTGGGATAAGGCAGAGGCCGTGCAATATGCCGTCGGCCATTCCGGGCTTGCTGTATTCATGACCTCATTGACCACGGCAGGCGGTCTGCTCTCCTTTTCCACCGCTGATGTCGCCCCTATTGCTGATCTGGGAATCTATGCCGCTGCCGGAGTGATGTTGGCCTTACTCTACACCCTTATTCTCTTGCCCTCACTCCTTGCTCTTATTCCTCTGAAAAAGAAAAAAGAAACGCATAAGATGAAGGGCACCTCCCGGCTTGATGGTATTTTGTCCTCAATCGGCCATTTTGCTACCGGCAATCCCAAGGCAATCCTGGCAATCACCGCCCTGATTTTTATAGTATCCATCATAGGCATTACCCGAATCAAATTCTCCCATGATATTGTCCGCTGGTATAAAAAGGACTCGTCTATTCGTATTGCCTCAGAAACCATTGATGAGGAGATGCGGGGTTCCATCGCCCTGGAGATTGTCCTGGATACAGGCAAGGTCAATGGACTGTATGACCGGGACCTTCTGCAACGCATAGATAGTTCGGTCAAGTATGTGGAGCAGGTACAGGAAGGGGAAATCTTTGCGGGCAAGGCCTGGAGTATCACCACTATTCTCAAAGAAATCCACCAGGCCCTGAATGAAAACAGAGCAGAATTCTACAAGATTCCAGATAATCCCCAGCTAATCCCCCAAGAATTTCTCCTCTTTGAAAACAGCGGTTCCGATGATTTGGAAGATGTGACGGACAGCCAGTTTTCCAAGGTCCGCTTCACCATTAAGGTACCGTTCCAGGATGCGGTAGCCTATACGGATTTTATTCAGACCATTAATGAACACTTCAGTCAGACCTTTCCTGAGCTGAAGATCACCACCACCGGGATGACGTCTATCCTTTTTCAGACCATGGCCCGGGTGATTCGCAGTATGGCCAAGAGCTACACCATTGCGCTCATCGTCATCACCGCCTTGATGATTTTGCTTATAGGTAAACTACGCACCGGCATCCTGAGCATGGTTCCCAATCTCTTCCCTATTATGTTGACGTTGGGAGTGATGGGCTGGTTCCAGGTGCCTCTGGATCTGTTTACCATGTTGGTGGGAAGTATCTCCATTGGTCTGGCAGTGGACGATACCATCCACTTCATGCATAATTTCCGTCGCTACTATGAGCATACCGGTGATGCCAAGTTGGCCGTCATGGAGACTCTGCACAGTACTGGTCGGGCCATGTTGATTACCACCTGCGTGTTATCTCTAGGCTTTTTTATTTTTATGTTTGCCAATATGAACAATCTCTTTAATTTTGGTTGGCTGACCGGTTTTACCATTATCATGGCCCTGTTGGCAGATTACTTCATTGCCCCGGCCCTGATGGTGTTGGTGAATCGACCGAAGCCAGCCGCTGTGAATGAGTAG
- a CDS encoding DUF3786 domain-containing protein, whose product MMIKTPLELYKHLNQSNCRRCMLPSCMAFSVAVIQGQKKLSDCPLLSEEKINELSGGIVQKKSMSEEQEVHLAALRQELSQQDLRDVARRLDLPLKNESVGVKCLGKYFWIDGQGEMVSECHRNNWVHIPVLHYLLQSKGRQPIGKWITFSDIENSGGKEAFFARRCEQEMSRLAKEQTEVFYEILDLFEVEEIEDLQGKIDADKSFLLLPLPGVPFLINYWEPEDAFPAKLNILFDTTVSENSNVESIYTLGRGMVEMFEQLIHKHSG is encoded by the coding sequence ATGATGATCAAAACCCCCCTGGAGCTCTATAAACACCTGAACCAATCCAACTGCCGCCGCTGCATGCTGCCCTCCTGCATGGCCTTTTCCGTTGCCGTGATTCAGGGCCAAAAAAAACTCAGCGACTGCCCCTTACTGAGCGAGGAGAAAATCAACGAGCTCTCCGGCGGTATTGTCCAAAAAAAATCTATGAGTGAGGAGCAGGAAGTCCATCTCGCAGCCCTGCGACAGGAACTGAGCCAGCAAGACCTCCGGGACGTCGCCCGGCGGCTGGACCTTCCCTTAAAAAATGAAAGCGTGGGCGTAAAATGCCTGGGCAAGTATTTCTGGATTGATGGCCAAGGAGAGATGGTTTCTGAGTGCCACCGGAATAACTGGGTCCATATTCCGGTACTCCATTATCTCCTTCAGAGCAAAGGACGGCAACCCATCGGAAAATGGATTACCTTTAGCGATATTGAAAATTCAGGAGGAAAAGAGGCTTTTTTCGCCCGTCGCTGCGAGCAGGAGATGAGCCGTCTGGCCAAGGAACAGACCGAGGTCTTTTATGAAATCCTGGATCTCTTTGAGGTCGAGGAAATTGAGGATCTCCAGGGAAAAATCGATGCGGATAAATCCTTTCTCCTCCTCCCCCTTCCCGGCGTGCCCTTTCTCATTAATTATTGGGAGCCCGAGGACGCCTTTCCGGCAAAGCTGAATATCCTCTTCGATACCACGGTCTCAGAAAACAGCAATGTGGAATCCATCTACACCCTGGGACGGGGCATGGTGGAGATGTTCGAACAGCTGATCCACAAGCATAGCGGATAA
- a CDS encoding outer membrane lipoprotein-sorting protein, with product MKHLVFSILLSCSFFTAVNPALAKDDPKAREIMQKVEDREDGDNQENDMTMILIDKNGSERVRKIHSFAKDFGEDTHRIMFFLHPPDVKDTGFLTYDYDDEAKDDDQWLYLPALRKTKRIATDDKSSSFMGSDLNYADMTSRDLEDYDFTLLKEQEDNGHKVWLIQAIPRRPEVIDETGYEKAIVFVRQDNYYVVKAVRWVRDGGYLKYFDVKKLEQIDGIWVATETHVTKKKGKVTEHKTILKLDNVVFKDEMDEGIFTVRRLEKGL from the coding sequence ATGAAACACCTTGTTTTTTCTATCCTGCTGTCCTGTTCCTTCTTCACGGCTGTTAATCCGGCCCTTGCCAAAGATGATCCCAAGGCCAGGGAAATCATGCAAAAGGTCGAAGATCGGGAGGATGGTGATAATCAGGAAAATGATATGACCATGATCCTTATTGATAAAAACGGCAGTGAGCGGGTTCGCAAGATCCATTCTTTTGCCAAAGATTTTGGTGAGGATACCCACCGAATTATGTTTTTTCTTCATCCACCGGATGTCAAAGACACCGGCTTTCTCACCTATGATTATGATGACGAGGCCAAGGACGACGATCAATGGCTTTACTTGCCTGCCCTGCGCAAGACCAAGCGCATTGCCACGGATGATAAGAGCTCCAGTTTCATGGGCTCGGACCTCAATTATGCGGACATGACCTCGCGCGACCTGGAGGACTATGACTTTACCCTGCTCAAGGAGCAGGAGGATAACGGCCATAAGGTCTGGCTGATCCAGGCTATCCCCCGCAGGCCGGAGGTGATTGATGAGACCGGCTATGAAAAGGCCATTGTCTTTGTCCGCCAGGATAATTATTACGTGGTCAAGGCCGTGCGTTGGGTGCGTGATGGCGGCTATCTCAAGTATTTTGACGTCAAGAAACTGGAGCAGATCGACGGGATATGGGTGGCGACAGAGACCCATGTGACCAAGAAAAAGGGCAAGGTGACCGAGCATAAGACTATCCTCAAGCTGGATAATGTGGTGTTCAAGGACGAGATGGACGAAGGCATCTTCACGGTGCGAAGGTTGGAGAAGGGGCTGTAG
- a CDS encoding ATP-binding protein, translating to MMNFSCKLFVSFSLVGLIALSFSGGSSYIYTKDRLRQGAVDRLVAIRDNRAKSIEYYFKQKEFAVRLLAENEQVIRAAEDFAAGWRVLEKELALSENARKSITSRLYEYYRRIANPENAHIYTYQERSLPSSSEGKILQSMYIGGEGKKTIPSVYEKILQSSYGRAHSIYHPVLLDSLSRFHFEDLFIIDAETGIIIYSVKKEIDYGTSLLLGPYKKSNLARLFAQVQRATKPTVFCADFDQYPPSPDHSAAFLAYPVYRGGKQLSVFAVKLSIDGLDDLLSDGRQWVAAGLGRTGESYLVGPDYYMRNNSRFLLEDAESYLRSMEKTGLDSRAKEGIVQGKTTLLHQLVRTTSVAQALSGKSGVAFIKDYRNIDVVSAFRPINIPIPGWVLLVEMDTEEVFHDLYTFKMRMIIIMTILFLLVLLFSYYMADLFSRPVKKIVKGIEQFGATSLAYRMTFSGKDEFAEIAKACNETAEKLQTKTVALDYFDMVITSMTDMLLVIKIDDCSKRPIIQDANQAACKLLGYEKNEIIGMRFEKIFLNPQGTELFEAEQLKDFSHSCSVRGVELSYRTKAGNELPVLFSLSTLTPKEGGVAKGVVALAQEISALKRAHRRMEEQIRVLSLDSKVGMTLTQKNNQQEMLHQCCVLLVSHLHLSFARVWLLDDRKKTLVMQASAGLYTNTDGEEAIKGIYDHDRISDIALTGDPHIRNTVSKKRNIYDHEWFIREYSLFFAGYPLVIDDEIVGVIALFSENILSETAIKSIQGAINEIALGVQKKRTESSLIASEKLHKKAQRIAKIGHWEINIAADELTWSDELFHMLEISRKDNDVSPKLFLQKVHPDDKKSLIKEYRVSVQKRTELDLTHRILFEDGRIKYLHERCRTEYDESGTPLRSIGTTQDVTSLMEAELEKEEAEKRFRQAQKMEAIGTLAGGIAHDFNNLLNAIIGYSDILLMELPESSETHQYAQQINSAGNRATRLVSQILTFSRRTEEERQLIQIHLLVKEVIKLLRSSLPTTIDIRQNIDDCGWVMADSTQLHQVIMNLCTNAFHAMREGKGVLEVKLEQVALDQDALLQAGALPEGRYTCLTVSDTGHGIDKITMERIFEPYFTTKKKGEGTGLGLSTVHGIVLSHGGGLSVQSEVGQGTTFKVFLPIAEAYAALPQEKEAVRIIPKPKLSGRILFVDDVEFNVQLGTNVCQRIGCRVKGVTSSLEALALFRKAPQDFDIIITDQTMPNLTGFELAIEMMKIRSDIPIIMLTGHSDIVDEHKAKEVGIRAFLAKPLDMKILAETIDEIMSS from the coding sequence ATGATGAATTTTTCTTGCAAACTCTTTGTTTCATTTTCCTTAGTTGGACTTATCGCGCTGTCTTTTTCAGGAGGATCATCCTATATCTATACAAAGGACAGACTGAGGCAGGGAGCAGTTGACCGACTTGTTGCCATTCGTGATAACCGGGCAAAAAGTATAGAATATTATTTTAAACAAAAAGAATTCGCAGTACGTCTTTTGGCTGAAAATGAGCAAGTGATCAGGGCGGCTGAGGATTTTGCAGCCGGTTGGCGAGTTTTGGAGAAAGAACTCGCTCTCAGCGAGAATGCACGAAAAAGTATTACCAGTAGACTTTATGAGTATTACAGGAGGATAGCCAATCCTGAAAATGCTCATATCTATACCTATCAGGAAAGGAGCCTGCCCTCCTCGTCTGAGGGGAAAATCCTACAGTCAATGTACATCGGAGGAGAAGGGAAAAAAACGATTCCTTCGGTGTATGAGAAGATTCTCCAGAGCTCTTACGGTCGAGCGCACAGCATATATCATCCTGTCCTGCTGGACAGCCTGTCTCGCTTCCATTTTGAGGACCTCTTTATTATCGATGCCGAAACTGGCATTATCATCTACAGCGTAAAAAAAGAAATCGATTATGGAACGAGCCTGTTGTTGGGGCCGTATAAAAAATCCAACCTGGCAAGACTTTTTGCGCAGGTACAACGTGCCACGAAGCCTACCGTTTTTTGTGCTGATTTCGACCAGTACCCACCCTCCCCGGATCATTCGGCAGCTTTTCTTGCCTATCCAGTCTACAGGGGTGGCAAGCAACTATCTGTTTTTGCTGTTAAACTTTCAATTGATGGGCTCGACGATCTTCTGAGTGACGGCAGACAGTGGGTTGCAGCCGGTCTTGGCAGAACCGGAGAAAGCTATCTTGTTGGTCCGGATTATTATATGCGAAATAATTCAAGGTTTTTACTAGAAGATGCAGAGAGCTATTTACGGAGTATGGAAAAAACAGGTCTTGATTCCAGAGCAAAAGAGGGGATAGTACAGGGAAAAACAACCCTTCTTCATCAGCTGGTGCGTACCACCAGTGTGGCTCAAGCACTTTCTGGAAAAAGTGGGGTTGCCTTTATTAAAGACTATCGAAATATTGATGTGGTTTCCGCATTTCGTCCGATCAATATACCCATTCCGGGCTGGGTCCTTCTCGTGGAAATGGATACGGAAGAAGTCTTTCATGATTTATATACGTTTAAAATGCGTATGATTATCATCATGACGATCCTTTTCCTCCTTGTTCTTCTCTTTAGTTATTATATGGCAGATCTTTTTTCCCGCCCGGTAAAAAAAATCGTTAAGGGGATAGAACAGTTCGGTGCGACGTCTCTTGCTTACCGAATGACCTTTTCTGGTAAGGATGAATTTGCCGAGATTGCGAAGGCCTGTAACGAGACCGCAGAAAAGCTGCAAACGAAAACCGTTGCCCTGGATTATTTTGATATGGTCATCACTTCGATGACCGATATGTTATTGGTTATCAAGATTGACGATTGTTCGAAACGACCCATTATTCAGGATGCAAATCAGGCGGCCTGCAAGCTGCTTGGATATGAGAAAAACGAAATCATAGGGATGCGTTTCGAAAAAATATTCCTCAATCCGCAGGGCACGGAATTATTTGAGGCGGAGCAACTGAAAGATTTTTCCCATAGCTGCTCCGTTCGAGGGGTTGAACTCAGTTATCGTACAAAGGCGGGCAATGAACTTCCTGTTCTTTTCTCTCTCTCAACGCTCACCCCGAAAGAAGGCGGCGTGGCGAAAGGTGTTGTTGCTCTTGCTCAGGAAATCAGTGCATTAAAAAGAGCCCATCGACGGATGGAAGAGCAAATCCGCGTTCTCTCCCTTGATAGTAAGGTCGGTATGACGCTTACCCAGAAAAACAACCAGCAGGAAATGCTGCACCAGTGCTGTGTCTTGCTGGTCAGTCATCTGCATCTCTCCTTTGCCCGGGTTTGGCTGCTTGATGACAGGAAAAAGACACTGGTTATGCAGGCCAGTGCAGGTCTCTATACCAATACGGACGGAGAAGAAGCCATTAAAGGTATTTATGATCATGATCGAATAAGCGATATCGCCTTAACCGGGGATCCTCACATAAGAAATACCGTTTCAAAAAAAAGAAATATCTACGATCATGAATGGTTTATAAGAGAATATTCTCTATTTTTCGCGGGATATCCTCTAGTTATTGATGATGAAATTGTTGGTGTTATTGCCCTGTTTTCTGAGAATATTTTGTCGGAAACGGCAATTAAATCAATACAGGGGGCGATCAACGAGATTGCCTTGGGGGTACAGAAAAAAAGAACAGAGTCATCGCTTATTGCAAGTGAGAAGTTGCATAAAAAGGCCCAAAGGATAGCCAAAATAGGTCATTGGGAGATAAACATTGCTGCTGATGAGCTGACTTGGTCGGACGAACTCTTTCATATGCTTGAGATAAGCAGAAAAGATAACGATGTTTCACCTAAACTTTTTCTTCAAAAGGTCCATCCTGATGATAAGAAGTCGCTTATAAAAGAGTATAGAGTATCAGTACAAAAGAGGACGGAATTGGATCTCACCCATAGAATCCTTTTTGAGGATGGGCGGATAAAGTACCTGCATGAACGATGTCGAACAGAATACGATGAAAGCGGGACCCCCTTACGTTCCATAGGAACTACACAGGATGTCACCTCCTTGATGGAGGCGGAACTGGAAAAGGAAGAGGCTGAAAAACGGTTTCGCCAGGCCCAGAAAATGGAAGCTATTGGTACGCTGGCAGGTGGGATAGCGCATGATTTCAATAACCTTCTGAATGCAATTATCGGCTACTCTGATATCTTGCTTATGGAGTTACCCGAGAGCAGTGAAACGCATCAATATGCCCAGCAAATCAATAGCGCTGGCAACCGCGCGACACGACTTGTCAGTCAGATCCTGACCTTCAGCAGACGAACAGAAGAGGAGCGCCAGCTCATACAGATTCATTTGCTCGTTAAAGAGGTGATAAAACTCCTGAGAAGCTCCCTGCCGACCACTATTGATATTCGTCAGAATATTGACGATTGCGGTTGGGTGATGGCCGACAGTACCCAGCTTCATCAGGTCATAATGAACCTATGTACAAACGCATTTCATGCCATGCGGGAAGGAAAGGGGGTACTTGAAGTGAAACTAGAGCAGGTTGCTCTTGATCAGGATGCCCTTTTGCAGGCAGGAGCCCTTCCTGAAGGTCGGTATACCTGTTTAACGGTCAGCGATACAGGGCACGGAATAGATAAGATAACGATGGAGCGCATCTTTGAGCCCTACTTTACCACCAAAAAGAAAGGGGAAGGGACCGGGCTTGGTTTGTCCACAGTGCATGGTATTGTATTAAGTCACGGAGGAGGTCTTTCTGTGCAAAGCGAGGTCGGCCAAGGGACGACCTTTAAGGTCTTTCTGCCGATTGCCGAAGCCTACGCTGCTCTTCCCCAGGAAAAAGAAGCCGTCAGAATAATTCCGAAACCGAAACTTTCTGGACGAATTTTATTTGTTGATGATGTGGAATTCAATGTGCAACTCGGTACCAATGTCTGTCAACGGATAGGCTGCCGGGTAAAAGGGGTAACCAGCAGCCTGGAAGCGCTTGCCCTGTTTCGCAAGGCTCCGCAAGATTTCGATATTATTATTACTGACCAAACCATGCCAAATCTGACCGGTTTCGAGCTGGCTATCGAGATGATGAAAATTCGTTCGGATATTCCCATCATCATGTTAACCGGCCATAGCGATATCGTTGACGAACACAAGGCAAAGGAGGTGGGGATACGAGCCTTTCTCGCCAAGCCCTTGGATATGAAGATCCTTGCGGAAACAATCGATGAGATCATGTCCTCATAG
- a CDS encoding MarR family transcriptional regulator, with translation MQLDPYESMGFHCNLTVKAFLSVLGEKLKGTDISPSQFLALANLTALGPLSQSELAERLAITGATTARLIDRMERDEWVRRERAPEDQRVKMIIPTEKAAGTWQEISAAGREVLDQAYQGISKEELETVKKVLQKIRNNLER, from the coding sequence TTGCAACTTGATCCCTATGAAAGCATGGGCTTTCACTGTAACCTCACGGTAAAAGCCTTTCTCAGCGTATTGGGTGAAAAGCTCAAAGGCACTGATATCAGCCCGAGTCAATTTCTCGCGCTGGCGAACCTCACCGCCTTGGGTCCACTCTCCCAGTCTGAACTGGCTGAACGCCTGGCTATTACCGGCGCAACCACTGCCCGCCTCATCGACCGTATGGAACGGGATGAATGGGTGCGGCGGGAGCGCGCCCCGGAAGATCAGCGCGTTAAGATGATCATTCCCACAGAAAAGGCTGCTGGAACCTGGCAGGAGATCTCTGCCGCTGGTCGGGAAGTTCTTGACCAGGCCTATCAGGGGATCAGTAAAGAAGAGTTGGAGACCGTCAAGAAGGTCCTGCAAAAAATTCGCAATAACTTAGAAAGATAA